The bacterium DNA window TTGCCGGACATAATTTTCACAACCGCAGTAAATTTGATTTTGAAAAATTGTCAGCTGATCCAAACAATGTAGCAGCAAACCTGCGGAATTACATAAACGGCTTTTCAGCCAGTGCCCGCGAGATTATAGAGTATTTCAATTTTGACGACCATATTGAACGCATGGACGATCCCAAAGCGGATATTCTTTTTCAGGTGGTTAAACGGTTTGCGGAAATTGATTTGTCGAATATGGGCTCAATGGAAATGGGCTATGTGTTTGAAGAGCTTATTCGCAGATTTGCCGAACAAAGCAACGAAACCGCTGGTGAGCATTTTACGCCCCGTGAGGTCATACGCCTGATGGTAAATATTCTTTTTAACGCCGACCGTAATATACTCACTCAAAAAGGAATCGTCAAAACGCTGTACGACCCGGCCTGCGGAACCGGCGGCATGCTCTCAGTAGGCGAGATACATTTATGCGACAAAAAAACCGGCCTGAATAAGGACGCCAAGCTGGAAGTGTTCGGCCAGGAAATCAACCCCGAGTCCTATGCCATCTGCAAATCGGATATGCTGATTAAAGGGCAGAATCCGGCTAACATTAAATTCGGTAATACGTTTACCGTTGACGGACTGGAAGACGAAAAATTCGACTATATGCTTTCCAATCCGCCCTTTGGCGTGGACTGGAAAAAAGCGGCAAAAGTAATTAAGGACGAACACGAAAATAAAGGTTTTGCCGGACGGTTTGGCGCCGGACTGCCGCGCATCAATGACGGTTCCTTGCTCTTTTTGCAGCACATGATTTCCAAAATGAAAGCGGACGGCAGCCGTATAGGCATTGTGTTTAACGGTTCACCGCTGTTTACCGGACAGGCAGGAAGCGGTGAAAGCGAAATCCGCAAATGGATCATTGAAAACGACTTGCTGGAAGTGATTATCGCCCTGCCCGACCAGCTTTTTTACAACACCGGCATTTCCACCTATATCTGGATTGTCACTAATAAAAAAAGCGCAGAACGCAAAGGCAAAATTCAGTTGATTAACGCCACTGGCGCCAGGGACGAAGAATTAATTAAAGAAGGCAAACGTGATTTCAACCGCTTCTGGGAAAAGATGAGCCGCAGCCTGGGCAATAAGCGCAAATACATTCCGGAAAACGGCGACGAAAAAGGCATAAAGTTTATTACCAAACTGTACGGTAATTTTGAAGAGAACAAATTTTCCAAAATTTTTCCCAATAAATTTTTCGGTTACTGGCGTGTTGCAGTTGAGCAGCCCTTGTTAATGGATAATGGAAAATTGAAAATGGATAATAAGGGGAAGGTAAAGGCGGATTCGTCATTAAGAGATTATGAAAATATTCCCTTTCTCAGAAAGGACAAAAGCGGCAAATTAGTTAATCAGACCATTGAAGAATATTTTGAACGGGAAGTAAAACCGCACCTCTCCGGCGCCTGGATTGACGAAAGCAAAACCAAAACCGGCTATGAAATTAATTTTACTAAATATTTTTACGAGTTTAAGCCCCTGCGATCACTTGATGAAATTAAAGCCGATATTCTTGCGCTGGAAGAAAAATCTTTAGAAATTGAGAAAACAATACTTGAATAAATTATGTTGAAGATAACAGGATAAAAGTATAATGCGTATAAACGTTCAACCAAAAATGTTAACCTGGGCGCGGCAAAGAGCACGTTTGAATATAAACGCCTTGCTGAATCGCTTTCCTAAATTTAATGAATGGGAACAGGGCGTAATTCAACCAACATTAAAACAACTGGAAGCTTTTGCACAAAAAACACATTTACCTTTAGGTACATTTTTCCTACAGGAACCGCCAAAAATCGAAATACCTATTCCTGATTTTCGCACAATGGTGTCTGGGTTATATGATCAACCGACCCAAGATTTATTGGATATCATTTATATCTGCCAGCAAAGGCAGGAATGGTATCGTGAATATTTACGAATGCAGCAACCTGAAGAATTAGGATTTGTTGGAAAAACAACTATTAAAAACGATGTTATTGAAGTTGCAGCAGATATTCGTAAGACGATAAATTTTAATCTTGATCAACGTTTACAAGCAAGAACCTGGACAGACGCTTTGCGTCTGTTTATTGATCAAGTGGAAAAGCAGGGCATATTGGTTATGGTCAGCGGCGTTGTGGGCAGCAATAATTACAGAAAACTTGATCTGGAAGAGTTTCGCGGTTTCGTATTAGTAGATAAATTCGCGTCTTTAATATTTATCAATTCCAATGATACGAAATCCGCAAAAATGTTTACACTTGCCCATGAACTGGCTCACATCTGGTTAGGAGAAAGCGGGATATCTAACATACAGGCCGAACATATTCCCAATGAAAAGACTGAGCGCTGGTGTAACCAGGTTGCTGCCGAATTGCTTGTACCGTTAGAAGATTTAAAAAAATATTATAGCGCAGATAGCAAATTAAATACGGAGATGGAACGGTTAGCCCGCCGTTATAAGGTCAGCACATTGGTTATTTTAAGACGCATCTTTGACCTGGGCGCAATTAACAGAGAAGATTTTTGGGAAACATGGAATATTGAATTTGAACGGCTTTTAAAAATTGAACGGCGCAGCAGTGACGGCGGGGATTTTTACAGAACCTTAGGCGTTCGCATAAGCAGGCGTTTTGCAAGCGCTGTTGTCAGCAGTACTCTGGAAGGACAAACCTTATTCCGTGACGCTTTTAAAATGCTTGGGATAAAAAAGAATTCCACTTTTCAAGAGATAGTAAATAAGCTTGGATATATAAAATGAGTTACTTACTGGATGCCAACGTATTTATACAAGCTAAAAACCTTCATTACGGATTCGACTTCTGCCCTGCCTTTTGGGAATGGCTTATTGTAAATAATGAAGAAAATAAAGTGTTTAGCATTGAGAAGGTTGGAGACGAAATCAATGCCGGAGATGATGAATTAGCGGTATGGGCTAAAGAACGGGGATCGGATTTTTTCCTTAAACCTGACGCACAAACAGCTGCTGAGTTTGCTAATATCAGCCAATGGGCAACCGGACAGAACTATGAACCGGCAGCAATTAACACTTTTCTGCAAGTAGCGGATTATTACCTTGTGGCACATGCATTATCTCATAAGTTTATCATTGTAACACACGAAGTCCCTGCTAACTCTACAAAAAAGATAAAGATACCCAACGCCTGCATTGGATTAGGCATTAAGTTCATGTCGCCTTATGAAATGCTGCGCCATGAAAAAGCTCGATTTGTGCTTGGAAAAATATAAAGAGTTAAAATGCAACGCTACGAAAAATACAAAGACAGCGGCATTGAGTGGATTGGG harbors:
- a CDS encoding ImmA/IrrE family metallo-endopeptidase, with the protein product MRINVQPKMLTWARQRARLNINALLNRFPKFNEWEQGVIQPTLKQLEAFAQKTHLPLGTFFLQEPPKIEIPIPDFRTMVSGLYDQPTQDLLDIIYICQQRQEWYREYLRMQQPEELGFVGKTTIKNDVIEVAADIRKTINFNLDQRLQARTWTDALRLFIDQVEKQGILVMVSGVVGSNNYRKLDLEEFRGFVLVDKFASLIFINSNDTKSAKMFTLAHELAHIWLGESGISNIQAEHIPNEKTERWCNQVAAELLVPLEDLKKYYSADSKLNTEMERLARRYKVSTLVILRRIFDLGAINREDFWETWNIEFERLLKIERRSSDGGDFYRTLGVRISRRFASAVVSSTLEGQTLFRDAFKMLGIKKNSTFQEIVNKLGYIK
- a CDS encoding SAM-dependent DNA methyltransferase, with the protein product MTDINFKEKATLIWSVADLLRGDYKQSDYGKVILPMTVLRRLDCVLAPTKQKVLDYLYRVEKLSDSAKDLTLNKIAGHNFHNRSKFDFEKLSADPNNVAANLRNYINGFSASAREIIEYFNFDDHIERMDDPKADILFQVVKRFAEIDLSNMGSMEMGYVFEELIRRFAEQSNETAGEHFTPREVIRLMVNILFNADRNILTQKGIVKTLYDPACGTGGMLSVGEIHLCDKKTGLNKDAKLEVFGQEINPESYAICKSDMLIKGQNPANIKFGNTFTVDGLEDEKFDYMLSNPPFGVDWKKAAKVIKDEHENKGFAGRFGAGLPRINDGSLLFLQHMISKMKADGSRIGIVFNGSPLFTGQAGSGESEIRKWIIENDLLEVIIALPDQLFYNTGISTYIWIVTNKKSAERKGKIQLINATGARDEELIKEGKRDFNRFWEKMSRSLGNKRKYIPENGDEKGIKFITKLYGNFEENKFSKIFPNKFFGYWRVAVEQPLLMDNGKLKMDNKGKVKADSSLRDYENIPFLRKDKSGKLVNQTIEEYFEREVKPHLSGAWIDESKTKTGYEINFTKYFYEFKPLRSLDEIKADILALEEKSLEIEKTILE
- a CDS encoding DUF4411 family protein, with protein sequence MSYLLDANVFIQAKNLHYGFDFCPAFWEWLIVNNEENKVFSIEKVGDEINAGDDELAVWAKERGSDFFLKPDAQTAAEFANISQWATGQNYEPAAINTFLQVADYYLVAHALSHKFIIVTHEVPANSTKKIKIPNACIGLGIKFMSPYEMLRHEKARFVLGKI